TCTGAACACAGGCGTTTTTGACAACGCTCGTCCCCACTTGTTCCCGGCTCGCCGGAGATCGCTGTCAGAGTATATGTAGGGCCATGACCTCACTGAGTGAAGCAAACGACGATGTAATCCGCGCGGTTGAACACACCGGCGAGCAGATCGCCCGTGTAAAAGAAGGCATTGGCCGTCTGGTGTTTGGCCAGGAACAGGTGGTTGAGCGGGTGCTCATCACCATTCTGGCAGGCGGCCACGGCCTGCTGGTGGGCGTACCCGGCCTCGCCAAGACCCGCCTCGTCCATACCACCGGCATTGTGCTGGGCCTGTTCGACCGCCGCATCCAGTTCACACCCGACCTGATGCCCGGCGACATTGTGGGCTCCGAAGTGCTGGAGGAAGCCGACAACGGCCGCCGCGCGTTCCGCTTCATTCAGGGTCCGGTGTTTTGCCAGTTGCTGATGGCCGACGAAATCAACCGCGCCAGCCCGCGCACCCAGTCAGCCTTGTTGCAGGCCATGCAGGAGCGGCACGTGACCGTGGCCGGCCAGCGCCATGAACTGCCGCGCCCGTTTCATGTGCTCGCCACCCAAAACCCGCTGGAGCAGGAAGGCACCTACCCCCTGCCCGAAGCCCAGCTTGACCGTTTCCTGATGCAGATCGACGTCAACTACCCGGACCTCGACGCTGAACGCCGCATGTTGCTGGAAACAACCGGCGACGCGGAAGCCACCGCCGTGGCTGTGATGCGCGACGACGATGTGGAAGCCGCCCAGCGTCTTGTAAGGCGTATGCCGGTGGGCGAAAGCGTGGTGGATGCCATTTTGCAGCTTGTGCGCAGCGCCCGCCCCGAAGAAACCGAGCTTGAAGAAGTGCGCAACACTGTAGCCTGGGGCCCCGGTCCGCGCGCCAGCCAGGCGCTGATGCTGGCCGTGCGCGCCCGCGCCCTGATGGATGGCCGCTACGCCCCCAGCGTTGACGATGTGGTGGAACTCGCAGACCCGATCTTGCGCCACCGCATGGCATTGTCATTTGCCGCCCGCGCCGAAGGCACAACCGTGTCCGGCGTCATTGACCGGCTCTGCCGGCCATTCCGCTAGGCGGCGGGGGAACACCACGCATGGCCCGCCACACCAGGCCAGATCACGAGACCCCGGCGCAGGCAGGCCGCGACGGCTCGGTCTATGGCCGCACCCCCCAGCGCCGCGAAGCGGAGGAACTGGCCGACGCCCTGCCGCCGCTGCTTGTGGAAGCCGAGCGTATTGCCGCCACCGTTGCGCCCGGTATGCACGGACGCCGCCGCACCGGACCCGGTGAAACCTTCTGGCAGTTTCGCCGCTACGAACAAACCGACAGTGCCCACCTTGTGGACTGGCGGCAGTCCGCCCGCTCCGACAAGCTGTATGTGCGCGAGCACGAATGGGAGGCGGCCGAAACCGTGTGGCTGTGGCGCGATGCGTCCGCGTCGATGGCCTACACCTCAGGCAAACGCACCCCCACCAAACAGGACCGCGCCACCGTCATTACCCTTGCCGTCGCCACACTTCTTGTGCGCGCAGGCGAGCGCATCGGCGCGCTGGGAGAACCATTGCCGCCTGCGACCGGGCGCACAGCATTGCGACGACTGGCCCATCACTACGGGTCAGGCAGCGCGAGCAGCGCAAGCGACATTCCCGACGCCGCCCTGCCACGCTTCTCGCGTGCGGTGATGGTCAGCGACTTTTTGTCAGACCCCGCCGACATTGCCGCCCGCATTCAAAGCCACGCCACCGCAGGCGTACGCGGACACCTGTTGCAGGTGCTGGACCCTGCCGAAGAAGACCTGCCATTTTCAGGCCGCACGGAGTTTGAGGGCGTGGAGGAAGATCAGCGTCTTACCTTCGGGCGCACCGAAACCGTGCGTGGCGCCTATCACGCCAGGCTTGAAGCGCACCGCGCCAGCCTGCGCGCCGGTGCCCGCCGCTTCGGCTGGACATTCACCACCCACCGCACCGACCGCCCACCCCAAACCGCCGTACTGGCGTTGCACGCAGCCCTTTCCGGCGCACCGATTCCGCAAGCCGCAACGAGCGCGGGGTAATGCGGCCATGCTGACTTTGGGATCACTCGGCTTTGCCGCTCCGCTGGCCCTTCTTGGCCTCACCGCCCTGCCGGTTATCTGGTGGTTGCTGCGCGTCACGCCACCGGCACCAAACCGCGTACGCTTTCCCGCAATCCGCCTGCTCAAGGGCCTGACCGACGAAGAAGAAACCCCCGCACAAACGCCCTGGTGGCTCATCACCCTGCGGCTCACCGCTGCCGCCCTGCTGGTGTTTGCGTTCGCAGAACCGGTCACCAACCCCAGTGCCCAACCGCAAGGCTCCGGCCCGTTATTGCTGGTGGTCGATGACAACTGGGCCGCTGCCCCGCGCTGGGCGCAACGGCAGGCAACCCTTGACAGTATGCTGGCTGGTGCCCGCCGGTCAGGCCGCACTGTGGCACTGCTGCAAACCGCCCAAACCACACGCGCCGATACCCTCGATATTCTGACCGCAGATGATGCCACAGCACTGGCAGCCGCCATCACCCCCAGCCCGCTTGATGTTGACTATGCGGCAGCCGCACAACGGCTCAATGCATCAGCCCTGCGTGACGCGGGTGCATGGCAGGTGGTGTGGCTAACCGACGGGCTGGCCGGAGCAGGCGATGCCGCCCTTGCCGCAGAGCTTGCCCGCCACGGCGACGTAACGGTCATCAGCCCCGCCGCTGACGAAACCGCCCTTGCCCTGCGTCCACCCTCACAGCTTGGTCAGTCATTTGAGGCCACCCTTTTGCGTGCCTCCCCGTCAGGCACCCGCGAGGGGCTGGTCCGCGCCATGGGCGACGCCGGACGCATTCTGACCGAAGTGCCGTTTGCATTTTCAGACGGCAAAACCACAACAACCATCACGCTCGACATGCCGCTGGAACTACGCAACGCCGTCACACAACTGGTGATCGCGGGCGAACCCTCAGCCGGGGCCGTCACCATGCTGGACGATCGCTGGCAGCGCCGCACCGTCGGGCTTGTGTCGGGAGGCAGCAGCGAGGACGCGCAGCCGCTTCTCTCTGACCTTTATTACCTGCGCCGCGCCACCAGCCCGTTTGCCGAACTGCGCGAGGCGCGCACATCTCACCTGCAAGCAGACGACACTTCACAAATTGAAAATCTGCTGTCGCGCCCGTTGTCCATGCTGATCACCGCTGACGTGGGCCAGCTTGTGGGAGATGACGCCCAGCGCGTGGCGGAGTGGGTGGAGGCCGGCGGCACGCTGGTGCGCTTTGCAGGCCCACGTCTTGCCGCGAACACGGATGATCTGATGCCCGTCACATTGCGGGGCGGGGGGCGCGCCCTTGGTGGTGCACTCACCTGGGCGGCACCGCAGGGACTGGCCCCGTTTGATGAAACCAGCCCCTTCGCAGGTCTCGATATTCCCCCCGACGTTGAAATCAACCGACAGGTGCTGGCTGACCCCTCCGGTACGCTGGCGCAAAATACATGGGCAAGGCTCACCGACGGCACACCGCTGGTGACGGCCGCCCAACGCGGCGATGGATGGATCATCCTGTTCCATGTCTCCGCCGACACCGACTGGTCGAACCTGCCCATCTCCGGTCTCTATGTGGAGATGCTGCGCCGTCTGCTGGACCTGAGCCGTGGCACCGGCGCGCAAGACGGCGAGGCCCCGACGCGGCTGCTCGCTCCGTGGCGCGCCCTTGACGGTGCGGGTCGCCTTGTGGCCCCGCCTGCTCTCGCGCAACCAGTGTCGCCGACACGGATTGATGACCTGCGCCCGTCGCCCGCGCATCCGCCCGGCCTGTATGGCGCAGCAGATGCCTTCCGTGCCCTGAATGTTATTGCACCGGGCCAGTCATTGGCCCCGCTCGACACATCCTTTGCTGACGCTACCAGCGCCTATGCAGGCACCGGCGAACGCGCGCTCAAGCCACTGTTGCTGATGCTCGCATTGGCCCTGTTGGTGGTTGATGGTCTGATTGCCC
The window above is part of the Pyruvatibacter sp. genome. Proteins encoded here:
- a CDS encoding MoxR family ATPase, producing MTSLSEANDDVIRAVEHTGEQIARVKEGIGRLVFGQEQVVERVLITILAGGHGLLVGVPGLAKTRLVHTTGIVLGLFDRRIQFTPDLMPGDIVGSEVLEEADNGRRAFRFIQGPVFCQLLMADEINRASPRTQSALLQAMQERHVTVAGQRHELPRPFHVLATQNPLEQEGTYPLPEAQLDRFLMQIDVNYPDLDAERRMLLETTGDAEATAVAVMRDDDVEAAQRLVRRMPVGESVVDAILQLVRSARPEETELEEVRNTVAWGPGPRASQALMLAVRARALMDGRYAPSVDDVVELADPILRHRMALSFAARAEGTTVSGVIDRLCRPFR
- a CDS encoding DUF58 domain-containing protein: MARHTRPDHETPAQAGRDGSVYGRTPQRREAEELADALPPLLVEAERIAATVAPGMHGRRRTGPGETFWQFRRYEQTDSAHLVDWRQSARSDKLYVREHEWEAAETVWLWRDASASMAYTSGKRTPTKQDRATVITLAVATLLVRAGERIGALGEPLPPATGRTALRRLAHHYGSGSASSASDIPDAALPRFSRAVMVSDFLSDPADIAARIQSHATAGVRGHLLQVLDPAEEDLPFSGRTEFEGVEEDQRLTFGRTETVRGAYHARLEAHRASLRAGARRFGWTFTTHRTDRPPQTAVLALHAALSGAPIPQAATSAG
- a CDS encoding DUF4159 domain-containing protein; this translates as MLTLGSLGFAAPLALLGLTALPVIWWLLRVTPPAPNRVRFPAIRLLKGLTDEEETPAQTPWWLITLRLTAAALLVFAFAEPVTNPSAQPQGSGPLLLVVDDNWAAAPRWAQRQATLDSMLAGARRSGRTVALLQTAQTTRADTLDILTADDATALAAAITPSPLDVDYAAAAQRLNASALRDAGAWQVVWLTDGLAGAGDAALAAELARHGDVTVISPAADETALALRPPSQLGQSFEATLLRASPSGTREGLVRAMGDAGRILTEVPFAFSDGKTTTTITLDMPLELRNAVTQLVIAGEPSAGAVTMLDDRWQRRTVGLVSGGSSEDAQPLLSDLYYLRRATSPFAELREARTSHLQADDTSQIENLLSRPLSMLITADVGQLVGDDAQRVAEWVEAGGTLVRFAGPRLAANTDDLMPVTLRGGGRALGGALTWAAPQGLAPFDETSPFAGLDIPPDVEINRQVLADPSGTLAQNTWARLTDGTPLVTAAQRGDGWIILFHVSADTDWSNLPISGLYVEMLRRLLDLSRGTGAQDGEAPTRLLAPWRALDGAGRLVAPPALAQPVSPTRIDDLRPSPAHPPGLYGAADAFRALNVIAPGQSLAPLDTSFADATSAYAGTGERALKPLLLMLALALLVVDGLIALVLSGRIRLPQTWRIPGTAAVLLGPVLLGHMLLASTLMPWTSTAMAQEQLPGDDIALLATLDTRLAYVLTGDNAVDEMSRAGLSGLSQVLRARTAIEPAEPLGVNVERDELAFYPMLYWPILPTQQALSSEALARVDAYMKRGGTILFDTMDHQRVSAVGSSPGNDALRALLGNLDVPPLEPVGEGHVLTKAFYLLRTFPGRWAGGDLWVEARGDDIASPGTLNQDGVTPLLIGSNDFAAAWAIDARGLPMAQPVPGGERQREMARRFGVNLVMYALTGNYKADQVHVPALLERLGQ